The Mustela nigripes isolate SB6536 chromosome 4, MUSNIG.SB6536, whole genome shotgun sequence genome includes a window with the following:
- the TAS2R38 gene encoding taste receptor type 2 member 38: protein MLTLTPVITVSYEVKCAFLLLSALEFAVGILTNTFIFLVNIWDVVRRQPLSNCDLILLSLSLTRLFLHGLLFLDALQLIYFQRMKDPLSLSYQIIVMLWMVTNQAGLWLTTCLSLLYCSKIVRFSHTILLCLASWVSRKVPQMLLGAMVFSSICTLICLGDFFSRSGFGFTTTLFMNNTELNLQITKLNFYYSFIFCTLGSIPPFLLFLVSSGVLIVSLGRHMRTMKAKSKDSHDPSLEAHIKALRSLISFLCLYVVSFCAALISVPLLMLWRNKIGVMICVGILAACPSIHAAIIISGNAKLRRAVETILLWIQSSLKVRADHRADPRTPDLC, encoded by the coding sequence ATGTTGACTCTGACTCCTGTCATAACTGTGTCCTATGAAGTCAAGTGTGCATTTCTATTGCTTTCAGCCCTGGAGTTTGCAGTGGGGATTCTGACCAATACCTTCATTTTCTTGGTGAATATTTGGGACGTGGTGAGGAGGCAGCCACTGAGCAACTGTGATCTTATCCTTCTGAGTCTCAGCCTCACCCGGCTTTTCCTGCATGGGCTGCTGTTCCTGGATGCCCTTCAGCTTATATACTTCCAGCGCATGAAGGACCCACTGAGCCTCAGCTACCAGATCATCGTCATGCTCTGGATGGTCACAAACCAAGCTGGTCTGTGGCTCACCACCTGTCTCAGCCTTCTCTACTGCTCCAAGATTGTCCGTTTCTCTCACACCATCCTGCTCTGCTTGGCAAGCTGGGTCTCCAGGAAGGTCCCCCAGATGCTCCTGGGTGCCATGGTTTTCTCTTCCATCTGCACTCTCATctgtttgggggatttttttagTAGATCAGGCTTTGGGTTCACAACTACGCTCTTCATGAATAATACAGAACTCAATTTGCAAATTACAAAACTCAATTTCTATTATTCCTTCATCTTCTGCACCTTGGGGTCCATCCCgcctttcttgctttttctggtttcttctggGGTGCTGATTGTCTCTCTGGGGAGGCACATGAGGACAATGAAGGCCAAATCTAAGGACTCCCATGACCCCAGCCTGGAGGCCCATATCAAAGCACTCAGATCTCtcatctcctttctctgcctctacgTGGTGTCCTTCTGTGCGGCCCTCATTTCAGTGCCTTTACTGATGCTGTGGCGCAACAAGATCGGGGTAATGATATGTGTAGGGATCTTAGCAGCCTGTCCCTCGATACACGCAGCAATCATAATCTCAGGCAATGCAAAGCTAAGGAGAGCTGTGGAAACCATTCTACTCTGGATTCAGAGCAGCCTAAAGGTAAGGGCAGACCACAgggcagatcccaggactccagatctATGCTGA